The proteins below are encoded in one region of Capsicum annuum cultivar UCD-10X-F1 unplaced genomic scaffold, UCD10Xv1.1 ctg998, whole genome shotgun sequence:
- the LOC124895838 gene encoding uncharacterized protein LOC124895838 produces the protein MPEAAGGKAIAATAALFSSPRRRTPSHQRDLASAFIFPLPNENNTNSRSSRCRRPPLRHLFSSSPSLHCPSAAANGIRRHHRRFWQYHRKILKYMMDSHFQGLVIS, from the exons ATGCCAGAAGCAGCCGGCGGGAAAGCCATAGCTGCCACCGCTGCTCTGTTCTCTTCCCCACGCCGGAGAACACCATCCCACCAGCGAGATCTGGCCAGCGCTTTCATTTTCCCGCTACCCAATGAGAACAACACCAACAGCCGCTCCAGCCGGTGCAGGCGACCACCACTACGTCACCTGTTTTCTTCCTCTCCTTCTTTACACTGTCCAAGCGCCGCCGCTAATGGAATCCGCCGCCACCACCGCCGTTTCTGGCAATATCACCGGAAAATTCTAAAGTACATGATGGATTCACATTTTCAG ggACTAGTAATTTCATGA